One Saprospiraceae bacterium DNA window includes the following coding sequences:
- a CDS encoding 16S rRNA (uracil(1498)-N(3))-methyltransferase yields MLFYAPKIEHGFAHLDEEESRHLLTVLRRKPGDRLQLTDGKGFFHEAELTEVGKRHALAHILSSTATPPEHSTHLHIAIAPTKQMERFEWFLEKATEIGVGEITPLLCQRSERDTIRMDRLEKILVSAMKQSLRARLPKLNELTRFQTFALNASASQKRIAWCASAPLPHLKSTLSPTQSAVVAIGPEGDFSPAEIEWALQQGFQEVSLGTARLRTETAGILAVSVFIP; encoded by the coding sequence ATGCTTTTCTACGCGCCAAAAATCGAACATGGCTTCGCGCACCTCGACGAGGAAGAAAGCCGACACTTGCTCACCGTGCTGCGCCGCAAGCCGGGCGACCGACTGCAACTGACCGATGGCAAGGGCTTTTTCCACGAGGCCGAACTAACCGAAGTGGGCAAACGCCATGCCCTCGCCCATATCCTCTCCTCCACAGCAACCCCGCCCGAGCATTCCACGCATCTGCACATCGCCATAGCTCCCACCAAGCAAATGGAGCGTTTCGAGTGGTTTTTGGAAAAAGCCACCGAAATCGGCGTGGGCGAAATCACCCCCTTGCTCTGCCAACGCTCCGAACGCGACACTATCCGAATGGACAGGCTGGAAAAAATCCTTGTGTCCGCCATGAAACAGTCGCTTCGCGCCCGACTGCCAAAACTGAATGAACTCACTCGTTTTCAAACATTTGCCCTTAACGCCTCGGCATCGCAAAAGCGCATTGCTTGGTGCGCCTCCGCGCCTTTGCCACACCTAAAATCAACCCTCTCGCCGACGCAAAGCGCCGTGGTCGCCATCGGCCCCGAAGGGGATTTTTCGCCAGCCGAAATTGAGTGGGCGCTTCAGCAGGGCTTTCAGGAAGTCAGCCTCGGCACCGCCCGCTTGCGCACGGAGACGGCTGGCATATTGGCAGTGAGCGTGTTTAT
- a CDS encoding transglycosylase domain-containing protein, with translation MSDNNLKSQNNSLQTARRWLAEKTAPARAAWSQLTAPVRAFLAPATDAWSRWTAPARTAWAGFRQRHPFVAGTLGWAGWLVKWAIYLLLFLVLGVWVGFFGKLPTTTELKSIETANSTEIYTADSMLIGKFFIENRTAVTLDNVSPFIVNALIATEDRRFLEHSGVDLQSWLRVGYGLLSGEGLGGGSTLGQQLAKNLYPRKKYKIPGLGLIVSKIRENFISIRLEKVYTKQELLSFYLNTVPFGGDVFGINVASRQYFDKKPKDLTVDQAATLVGMLKATTYYNPVRNPENAKKRRNVVLMQMVKNGDLTQAEYDTLSQKPVGARRYNVDSNNAGTGTYFREHLRTDVMPKLLEKYRKKDGEKYNLYTDGLKIYTTLHSKMQQYAEEAVEKHMQELQKQFDQHWKNYKKEKPWGDDKWVLDWVRRSNRWESYKEAGLNEGQALEEFEKPVKMTIFAWKNGGSEVDTTLSPLDSVRYYFCLLNCGFMAMDHRNGYVRAWVGGTNFKYFKLDHIKTQRQVGSTFKPIVYAAALQSNISPCFYLPNEITKIVDWEPHNADERYGGYYSLSGALTRSVNVVAAQLIEKVGIQSTIDLAAKMGVTAKLRREFGISLGAADISLYDMIKVYGTMANQGVRPEPVTVLKVLSRDGEVVYDYKEELTQNPKLGPFVEALSTNQAATMTKMLQNVVDYGTGARLRYGFGVRGDFAGKTGTTQNQADGWFICYNPQLVTGAWVGAASPAVRFRSMSLGQGASMALPIVAWFWHKVANDKKLGGMLNEKFPTPKPEVLTALNCHPWISIAPDSLDMLLNEQGDSTLREQIVAYYTTPIDERTDKPLPLPGGEGGGEDMPPANKEEEEKKGGIFKRLFGHKPDKPDDSDKDKEKKKQEKN, from the coding sequence ATGAGCGACAACAATTTGAAGTCTCAAAATAATAGTCTCCAGACCGCCCGTCGGTGGCTGGCTGAAAAAACAGCCCCTGCACGGGCCGCTTGGTCGCAGCTAACGGCTCCGGTTCGGGCGTTTTTGGCGCCAGCCACCGATGCTTGGTCGCGTTGGACTGCTCCAGCTCGCACCGCATGGGCGGGTTTCAGGCAGCGCCATCCTTTCGTGGCAGGCACTTTGGGCTGGGCAGGATGGTTGGTCAAGTGGGCAATTTACCTGCTGCTTTTTCTCGTGTTAGGCGTATGGGTCGGTTTTTTTGGCAAACTGCCCACCACTACTGAACTCAAAAGCATAGAGACGGCCAACTCCACAGAGATTTATACTGCCGACAGCATGTTGATTGGCAAATTTTTTATCGAAAACCGCACGGCTGTCACGCTCGACAATGTGTCGCCCTTCATCGTGAACGCGCTCATCGCCACCGAGGACAGGCGATTTCTGGAACACAGCGGCGTGGACCTTCAAAGCTGGCTGCGCGTGGGCTATGGCCTGCTCTCCGGCGAAGGGCTGGGTGGAGGCTCCACGTTGGGTCAGCAGTTGGCCAAAAATCTTTACCCCCGCAAAAAATACAAGATTCCCGGGCTGGGCCTTATCGTCAGCAAAATTCGAGAGAACTTTATCTCCATCCGCCTCGAAAAAGTCTATACCAAACAAGAGCTGTTGAGCTTTTACCTCAACACCGTGCCCTTCGGGGGCGATGTGTTTGGCATCAACGTGGCTTCGCGGCAGTATTTTGATAAAAAACCCAAAGACCTCACGGTGGACCAAGCAGCCACGCTGGTCGGGATGTTGAAGGCCACTACTTACTACAACCCCGTGCGAAACCCCGAAAACGCCAAGAAACGCCGCAACGTGGTGCTGATGCAAATGGTGAAAAACGGCGACCTCACCCAAGCGGAATACGACACCCTGAGCCAAAAGCCCGTCGGCGCTCGTCGCTACAACGTGGATAGCAACAATGCTGGCACGGGCACCTATTTCCGCGAGCACCTGCGCACCGACGTGATGCCGAAACTGTTGGAAAAGTATCGAAAAAAGGACGGGGAGAAATACAACCTCTACACCGACGGCCTCAAGATATACACCACCCTGCACTCAAAAATGCAGCAATACGCTGAGGAGGCAGTGGAAAAGCACATGCAAGAGCTGCAAAAACAATTCGACCAACATTGGAAGAACTACAAAAAAGAAAAACCTTGGGGCGACGACAAGTGGGTGCTCGATTGGGTGAGGCGCAGCAATCGTTGGGAATCGTACAAAGAAGCTGGGCTGAACGAAGGGCAAGCATTGGAAGAATTCGAGAAGCCCGTGAAAATGACAATTTTCGCTTGGAAAAACGGCGGCTCCGAGGTGGACACCACCCTTTCCCCGCTCGATTCGGTGCGCTACTATTTCTGTTTGCTCAATTGCGGCTTCATGGCGATGGACCATCGCAACGGCTATGTGCGCGCATGGGTGGGCGGCACCAATTTCAAATACTTCAAGCTCGACCATATCAAGACGCAACGGCAGGTTGGCTCCACGTTCAAGCCAATCGTGTATGCGGCTGCTTTGCAATCAAACATTTCACCCTGCTTCTACCTGCCCAACGAAATCACGAAAATCGTGGATTGGGAGCCGCACAACGCCGACGAACGCTATGGGGGGTATTATTCTTTGTCAGGAGCGCTCACTCGCTCGGTGAATGTGGTGGCCGCGCAGCTTATAGAAAAGGTAGGCATTCAGTCCACTATTGATTTGGCGGCAAAAATGGGTGTCACGGCCAAACTTCGCCGCGAGTTCGGCATCAGCCTCGGCGCTGCCGACATCAGTCTTTACGACATGATAAAAGTGTATGGCACAATGGCCAACCAAGGCGTGCGCCCAGAGCCGGTCACCGTGCTCAAAGTGCTCAGCCGCGACGGTGAAGTGGTGTACGATTACAAGGAAGAACTGACCCAAAACCCCAAGCTTGGCCCTTTCGTGGAGGCACTCTCCACCAATCAGGCTGCCACGATGACCAAAATGTTGCAGAACGTGGTGGATTATGGCACAGGCGCCCGCTTGCGATATGGCTTCGGCGTTCGAGGTGATTTTGCGGGAAAAACGGGCACGACGCAGAACCAAGCCGATGGCTGGTTTATTTGCTACAACCCGCAACTTGTCACGGGCGCTTGGGTGGGCGCGGCAAGCCCTGCCGTACGATTCCGTTCCATGAGCCTCGGGCAGGGCGCTTCGATGGCGCTGCCCATTGTCGCGTGGTTTTGGCACAAGGTGGCCAACGATAAAAAATTGGGCGGCATGCTCAATGAAAAATTCCCCACGCCCAAGCCCGAAGTTTTGACCGCCTTGAATTGCCACCCTTGGATAAGCATCGCACCCGATTCGTTGGATATGTTGCTCAACGAACAGGGGGACTCCACGCTCCGGGAGCAAATTGTCGCCTACTACACCACGCCCATTGACGAACGGACAGACAAACCTTTGCCCCTGCCGGGAGGCGAGGGTGGCGGAGAAGATATGCCGCCCGCCAACAAAGAAGAAGAGGAGAAAAAAGGCGGTATTTTCAAACGGCTGTTCGGCCACAAGCCTGACAAGCCGGATGACAGCGATAAAGACAAAGAGAAGAAAAAGCAGGAGAAGAATTAG
- a CDS encoding isoprenyl transferase: MSDLKSLIIPDKVPRHIAIIMDGNGRWAKQKGMPRVLGHRSGVQSVREVTEAAAEIGVGFLTLYAFSTENWNRPPAEVTALMSLLVETIKGEIRDLNKNGVRLTAIGDIEALPKSSYKALVEGIEQTKNNQRITLVLALNYSAKWEILRAARQLAEQAKAGQIEPSEIDENMFENSLSTRGIPDPELLIRTSGETRISNFLLWQIAYAELYFTPVFWPDFGRKELFEAILSYQRRERRFGMTSEQLAR, encoded by the coding sequence ATGTCCGACCTGAAATCGCTCATCATCCCCGACAAGGTACCCCGTCATATCGCTATCATCATGGACGGCAATGGCCGCTGGGCCAAACAAAAAGGAATGCCGCGCGTGCTGGGGCACCGAAGCGGGGTGCAAAGCGTGCGCGAAGTGACGGAAGCCGCCGCCGAAATCGGCGTGGGCTTTCTGACGCTCTATGCTTTCAGCACCGAAAACTGGAACCGCCCACCCGCCGAAGTGACGGCACTGATGAGCCTTCTGGTAGAGACCATCAAAGGAGAGATTCGGGACTTGAACAAAAACGGGGTGCGGCTCACGGCCATCGGCGACATCGAGGCGTTGCCCAAATCGAGCTACAAAGCCCTCGTCGAAGGCATCGAACAGACCAAAAACAACCAGCGCATCACGCTGGTGCTGGCACTCAACTACTCCGCCAAGTGGGAAATCCTTCGCGCCGCCCGCCAATTGGCCGAACAAGCCAAGGCGGGGCAAATAGAACCGTCGGAAATTGATGAAAACATGTTCGAAAATTCGTTGAGCACTCGTGGCATCCCCGACCCCGAACTGCTCATCCGCACCAGCGGCGAGACCCGCATCTCCAACTTTTTGCTCTGGCAAATCGCTTATGCCGAGCTGTACTTCACCCCTGTTTTTTGGCCGGATTTTGGTCGGAAAGAGCTGTTTGAGGCTATTTTGAGCTACCAGCGCCGCGAACGCAGGTTCGGTATGACGAGCGAACAATTGGCGCGTTAG